A window of the Gossypium hirsutum isolate 1008001.06 chromosome A05, Gossypium_hirsutum_v2.1, whole genome shotgun sequence genome harbors these coding sequences:
- the LOC107959879 gene encoding 2-oxoglutarate dehydrogenase, mitochondrial: MGWLRAGSSVAKLAIRRTLSQGGSYATRSRIVPSQSRYFHTTVFKSKAQTAPVPRPVPLSKLTDSFLDGTSSVYLEELQRAWEADPDSVDESWDNFFRNFVGQAATSPGISGQTIQESMRLLLLVRAYQVNGHMKAKLDPLGLEEREIPDDLDPAFYGFTEADLDREFFLGVWRMAGFLSENRPVQTLRSILTRLEQAYCGSIGFEYMHIAERDKCNWLRDKIETPTPMQYNRQRREVILDRLIWSTQFENFLATKWTTAKRFGLEGGETLIPGMKEMFDRAADLGVESIVIGMPHRGRLNVLGNVVRKPLRQIFSEFSGGTRPVDEVGLYTGTGDVKYHLGTSYDRPTRGGKRIHLSLVANPSHLEAVDPVVVGKTRAKQYYSNDEDRTKNMAVLIHGDGSFAGQGVVYETLHLSALPNYTTGGTIHIVVNNQVAFTTDPRAGRSSQYCTDVAKALNAPIFHVNGDNVEAVVHACELAAEWRQAFHSDVVVDLVCYRRFGHNEIDEPSFTQPKMYKIIRNHPSALQIYRNKLLESGQVTDEDIGNISQKVSTILNEEFLGSKDYVPKRRDWLSAYWTGFKSPEQISRVRNTGVKPEILKNVGKAITTLPDNFKPHRAVKKVYEQRAQMIETGEGLDWAMGEALAFATLLVEGNHVRLSGQDVERGTFSHRHSVIHDQETGEQYCPLDHVIINQNEEMFTVSNSSLSEFGVLGFELGYSMENPNSLVMWEAQFGDFANGAQVIFDQFISSGEAKWLRQTGLVVLLPHGYDGQGPEHSSARLERYLQMSDDNPFVIPEMDPTLRKQIQECNSQVVNVTTPANYFHVLRRQIHREFRKPLIVMSPKNLLRHKDCKSNLSEFDDVQGHPGFDKQGTRFKRLIKDQNMHSDLEEGIRRLVLCSGKVYYELDDERKKNNASDVAICRVEQLCPFPYDLIQRELKRYPNAEIVWCQEEPMNMGAYNYIAPRLATAMIALGRGTFDDIRYIGRAPSASTATGFYSVHVKEQTELVQKAIQPEPIKTNITI; this comes from the exons ATGGGGTGGCTTAGAGCTGGGTCAAGTGTGGCAAAGCTTGCCATTAGGAGGACTTTGTCTCAGGGTGGATCATATGCTACAAGATCACGCATTGTTCCTTCACAGAGTCGATATTTTCACACCACTGTCTTTAAATCAAAGGCACAGACTGCTCCCGTTCCTCGCCCTGTTCCACTTTCTAAGCTAACTGATAGTTTCTTAGATGGAACCAGTAGTGTATACTTAGAGGAGCTTCAAAGGGCCTGGGAAGCTGACCCAGATAGTGTTGATGAGTCGTGGGACAATTTCTTCAGGAATTTTGTTGGTCAGGCTGCCACATCTCCAGGAATTTCGGGCCAGACCATTCAGGAGAGTATGCGATTGTTATTACTTGTGAGGGCTTACCAGGTTAATGGTCACATGAAAGCGAAGCTGGATCCGCTGGGTTTAGAGGAAAGGGAAATCCCTGATGATTTGGATCCAGCTTTTTATGGTTTTACTGAAGCTGATCTTGATAGAGAATTCTTTCTAGGTGTGTGGAGGATGGCTGGATTTTTATCAGAAAACCGACCCGTGCAGACACTTAGGTCGATTTTGACTCGGCTTGAGCAGGCTTACTGTGGAAGCATTGGGTTTGAATACATGCACATTGCTGAGCGTGACAAGTGCAACTGGTTGAGAGACAAGATTGAAACTCCAACACCAATGCAGTACAATCGCCAGCGGCGCGAAGTCATTCTTGATAGGCTTATATGGAGTACACAGTTTGAAAATTTCTTGGCTACCAAGTGGACAACAGCCAAGAGATTTGGGCTAGAAGGGGGTGAAACTTTAATTCCTGGAATGAAAGAGATGTTTGATAGGGCTGCAGATCTAGGGGTTGAAAGCATCGTAATTGGAATGCCTCATAGAGGAAGATTGAATGTGCTAGGTAATGTTGTCCGAAAACCACTTCGTCAAATATTTAGTGAGTTCAGTGGTGGTACAAGGCCTGTGGATGAAGTTGGGCTTTACACAGGAACTGGTGATGTTAAATATCACTTGGGAACTTCCTATGATCGACCAACAAGAGGTGGAAAGAGAATTCATTTGTCTTTAGTTGCTAACCCCAGTCACTTGGAGGCTGTGGACCCAGTTGTTGTCGGAAAAACTAGAGCAAAGCAGTATTACTCCAATGATGAGGATAGGACCAAGAACATGGCTGTTTTGATTCATGGAGATGGCAGCTTTGCTGGACAGGGTGTAGTCTATGAAACTCTTCATCTTAGTGCACTTCCAAACTACACTACTGGTGGAACTATACATATTGTAGTCAACAACCAAGTGGCATTTACAACTGATCCAAGGGCAGGCAGATCTTCACAGTATTGTACTGATGTTGCCAAAGCTTTGAATGCTCCCATTTTCCACGTAAATGGAGATAATGTTGAGGCAGTTGTCCATGCATGTGAACTTGCGGCTGAATGGCGCCAAGCCTTCCATTCAGATGTGGTGGTTGATTTGGTCTGCTACCGTAGATTTGGGCATAATGAGATTGACGAACCATCATTTACACAGCCAAAGATGTATAAG aTTATTCGGAATCACCCCTCAGCACTTCAGATCTACCGAAACAAGTTGTTGGAGTCTGGTCAGGTGACAGATGAAGACATTGGTAATATAAGTCAGAAGGTCAGTACAATTCTTAATGAAGAATTCTTAGGCAGCAAAGATTATGTTCCCAAAAGACGGGACTGGCTTTCTGCTTACTGGACGGGATTCAAGTCACCTGAACAAATTTCACGTGTTCGGAACACTGG GGTTAAACCCGAGATATTGAAGAATGTTGGCAAAGCAATCACAACCCTTCCAGATAATTTTAAGCCTCATAGAGCGGTGAAGAAGGTTTATGAGCAACGTGCACAGATGATTGAGACAGGGGAGGGCCTTGACTGGGCTATGGGTGAAGCACTTGCATTTGCTACATTACTGGTAGAAGGTAACCACGTTAGGTTGAGTGGTCAGGATGTTGAAAGGGGTACATTCAGTCATCGGCATTCTGTGATTCATGATCAGGAAACCGGGGAACAGTATTGCCCTCTGGACCATGTTATCATCAACCAAAATGAGGAGATGTTTACTGTCAGCAATAG TTCTCTTTCTGAGTTTGGTGTGCTTGGATTCGAATTGGGTTACTCGATGGAGAATCCAAATTCATTGGTTATGTGGGAAGCTCAGTTTGGTGACTTTGCTAATGGTGCTCAAGTGATATTTGATCAGTTTATAAGTAGCGGGGAGGCAAAGTGGCTGCGTCAAACAGGTCTCGTTGTGCTGCTTCCCCATGGTTATGATGGACAAGGTCCAGAACATTCAAGTGCACGACTAGAGCGTTATCTTCAG ATGAGTGATGACAATCCTTTTGTGATACCTGAGATGGATCCAACTCTTCGTAAACAAATTCAGGAGTGCAACTCGCAGGTGGTTAACGTTACAACACCTGCTAATTACTTCCATGTTTTGCGGCGTCAG ATACACAGGGAATTCCGTAAGCCTCTTATTGTGATGTCCCCCAAAAACTTACTTCGTCACAAGGACTGCAAATCAAATCTTTCTGAATTTGATGATGTCCAAGGCCACCCTGGTTTTGATAAACAAGGAACCAGATTTAAGCGCCTTATAAAAGATCAGAATATGCACTCCGACCTCGAGGAGGGTATCAGACGCTTGGTACTTTGTTCCGGAAAG GTCTACTATGAGCTTGATGATGAGCGAAAGAAGAACAATGCTAGCGACGTTGCTATCTGTCGTGTGGAACAGCTTTGCCCATTTCCTTATGACCTAATCCAGCGGGAGCTTAAGCGATATCCAA ATGCGGAGATTGTTTGGTGCCAGGAAGAACCGATGAACATGGGTGCATACAATTACATCGCACCTCGTCTTGCCACTGCAATGATTGCTTTGGGTAGAGGAACCTTTGACGATATCAGATACATTGGCCGTGCTCCATCTGCTTCCACTGCTACTGGCTTCTATTCTGTGCATGTGAAGGAACAAACTGAGCTTGTGCAAAAGGCCATTCAACCTGAACCGATCAAGACCAATATTACTATCTGA